The genomic stretch TCGTCGCGATCATAGGTCAGCGTCAGGTCCACATAATTCTCGATCGGAGCCCGTGCGGTGTTGAGCAGCGAGATCCAGTAGGGCGAGTTGTGGCGATAGGCCGCCGTCAGGCCCACATCGCCGCCCAGCGCGTCCACGGGTACCTTGTACGTGCCCCCGCTGGCGAGCTGGAAGGTCGGCACGCGAACCGGCTCGGTCGTAAGCTGGACCTGAAGGCTGGCAGCCACTCCCGGGGTCAACGTGATCGAGGTATATTCGCCGTGGTTGAGCGAACCGTTGACGAACAGGTTGAAGTTGCGGTTCACGGCAAGGGCGGTTTCCCATTCCAGGCCATAGGTGCGCAGCGTGCCGGCGTTGCGGGCGAGGCTGACGATCGTCGTCTCGCCCGGCGGAATGATACCAGAGGTGATCTGGATATCCTTCGTATCGGCAAGATAGCCGGTCAGGTTGATGCGCAGACGGCGGTTGAACAGTTCCGACTTCACGCCGCCTTCGTAGGACCAGGTGATTTCGGGGCGGAACGGAAGGACGCGCGCCGGGGTTGCCGCGTTGCCGTTCCAGCCGCCTGATTTGAAGCCGTTCGTCACGGATGCATAGACCATGACGTTCGGATCGAGCTTGTAATTCACCGCGACGCGCGGGGTGAAGCGGTTCTGGGTCAGCTTGAGCGGGATGCCCGCGGCGATCGCATCGGCGCTGTCGAAGCCAAAGCCCGGAAAGCGGACCGAGTCGAAAAAGGCGAGTTTCCTCGTTTCGTGCGTGAAGCGTCCGCCCAAGGTGAAGGTCAGGGCGTTGGTGACACTATAGTCCGCCTGCAGATAGGCGGCCATCGTTTCGACCTTCTGCGCGAAGTTGCGGTCCTGCAGCAACTTGAATGCGGTAGCGTTCGGATTCGTATCCTGGAAATCCGCCTGGGCTTCCTCATTGTCCTCGTGCAGGTAGAACAGGCCGGCGGTGTAGTTGAGACGCCCGTCCAGGAGCGTGCTGTTCCATTTGAGCTCGCCGGATACCTGCTCGTTCGTTGAATTATCGGCGATAATATAGCTGTTGTAGATCGCCGTTCCGTTGGTGTTGTACTGGTTGATCCAGCCCTGCGTCAGGCGGCGCCAGCCGAAGATGCCGGTCAGCGTGCCGCCGTCGGTTTCATAATTGGCGTTCGCCGTGACGGCGTAATTCTCCGACAGGGCGCAGAGGCCGGCCTTGCGCGTCAGCAGGACGACGGTGGAGTCGCCTTTGCAGTCCGTTTTCGGCAGGGTCAGGTTGGTGCGATTCAAGATCGGCGTGGTGGCAGCCTTGTAGCGTTCCGACCGGACAGCGAGGCTGCTCGGCCCAAGGTAGGTACCGGTGTTGTTGGTATATTCGGCCGCCACATCAAAGGTGAACGCCTCGCTCGCGAGGAAGCGGATATCGCTGCGAATGCCGTAATTGCGCTCGCCGTTCAGAGTCTCCTTGGTGGCGACATTCTGGAGGTAGCCGTCGTCCTTCACGTAGAAGGCGGAAATCTTGGTCAAGACCTTTTCGGAGAGCGGCACATCGACGATCGCCTTGCCGGTGATGCGGCCATAGGATCCGGCGGAGAGTTCCCCCTTGAACTTATATTCGTCGCCCGGCTTGCGCATGATGACCGAAATGGCGCCGCCCGTCGTGTTGCGACCGAACAGCGTGCCCTGCGGCCCGCGCAGGACCTCGACGCGCTCGGTGTCGAAGAAGGCGTAGTTATTGGCGTTCTGGCGAGCGATATAGACGTCGTCGACATAGGTGCCGACGGGCGGATCGAATGTGGCGACCGATTGGGAGTTGCCCAGCCCGCGCATGTAATAGGCGTTCGCGGATTGCAGGCCGGCATTATGCGCCGAGATCATCGAAGGGACATATTTCGACACGGAGATGGCGTCGTTCAGGTTGAAGTCGCGGATGGTCATTTCGGTAAACGCCGTGACCGCTATCGGGACCTCCTGAAGCTTTTCCGGGCGGCGCTGGGCGGTCACGACAATGTCGGTAAGTCCACCGCTGTCCTGCGCCTCGGCAGGCGCTTGGTTCGCTTCCTGCGCAAAAGCCATGCCGCTTGTCGCCAGCGCGATCATTGCGGACGCGCCTGCCAAGGCTAGCTTGGCGTTCGAAAACCCAATCATCATCAGTCCTTCCCCTTGTGCCGTGCCAAATGGTGAATGGGAGTTTTGCTCCTCTAATTCGCCTGAACCTCCGCCTGCGAAACGGAATGACTGCGTAGTCATAAGCGAGTCTCATTTTTGACGCAAGGGCTGAATTGTATCTAGCTTATACGAAATGAGCTTTGGCAAACCGCGCTACGATGCTATGTAGCGCGAAGCTGATGAGGCAGAACGGACGGATAATCGACGTTTGTTGCGATAAATCAGAGGGTTTGCATTCTGAAGGGGCTCGCATCGCTCCTGTCTGAACCGGGAATATGGCCTTATCTTATGATGATAAAACAGGCGTGATTCTCTTGGAGCGCGGTCCTGAGCTGGGCCGTCCTTATGTCGCATTTGGCTAAGCGCGCGGCGACCAGCGGGATGATATCGACCGCTCCATCTTCCAGCAACCCCGTGCTGCATTTCGCGCAACAGGCCTTGCAGGGCATTCCGCAGTTCAGAAGCCACAATTGTTTCGGCCGCTTTTCGGATGGGAGTTTACTGCATGACTGAGGGGGCGTCGCCCGCCGCCGCCGGCGGCCACGGCAAAACCGGTGAGATATGGCCCGCGCGGCGTTATGCCTGGTATGTCATCGCCCTGCTGACGCTGGCCTATGCGCTCGCCATTCTGGACCGGGTGACGATCGCGCTGCTGATCCAGCCGCTGCAAGCCTCGATGCACATCAACGACATGCAGTTCGGTCTGCTGCAGGGCATGGCGTTTAGCCTGGTCTACAGCGTCCTGGGATTGCCGATCGGATTGTTGTGCGATCGCTGGAAGCGCGTCCCGATCCTGGTGGCGGGTCTTGCGCTGTGGAGCGTTGCGACGATGGCCTGCGGGCTGGCGCGAAATTATGAGGAATTGTTCGCCTATCGCATGTTGGTTGGGGTCGGCGAGGCGGTTCTCGTCCCCGTCGCCGCATCGCTGATCGCCGACTATTTTTCCCCCGACATCCGCCCCAAAGCCTATGGTGTGTTCACGACCGGCAGCGCCTTTGGCGCCGGTGCGGCGCTCATCATGGGCGGACTGTTCCTCGTCTGGTCGAACCATCTGATCGACGATGTGCCCGCACTCTTTGGGGGCATGGAGCCCTGGCAGGTCGTGTTTATCCTGTGCGGTGCGCCGGGGATCGTTCTGGCGGTCATCGTGATGCTGACCTGCAAGGAGCCCGCACGCAAAGGGGTGGTGAACACGTCCGAAAGCTTCAGCCTAAGGCCGGTTTTCCATCTGATCGGCAGGCATCCCGGCGCCTTTGGCTGCCTGATGCTGGGGACGGTGCTGA from Sphingomonas hengshuiensis encodes the following:
- a CDS encoding MFS transporter; the encoded protein is MTEGASPAAAGGHGKTGEIWPARRYAWYVIALLTLAYALAILDRVTIALLIQPLQASMHINDMQFGLLQGMAFSLVYSVLGLPIGLLCDRWKRVPILVAGLALWSVATMACGLARNYEELFAYRMLVGVGEAVLVPVAASLIADYFSPDIRPKAYGVFTTGSAFGAGAALIMGGLFLVWSNHLIDDVPALFGGMEPWQVVFILCGAPGIVLAVIVMLTCKEPARKGVVNTSESFSLRPVFHLIGRHPGAFGCLMLGTVLNLVCVYAIIGWFPALFIRVHGWGAAETGWLMGSVGVPINIFAALTSGWAIVWLNRKGHLDAPMIAASFCAIAMVAFAVPASLVSSGTLALVFYALNAVFVNWNISAAYSGLSLITPNEMRGQVMALQTIAQGLIALTAGNFLVGLLTDTVFRSPDGIAYALAVLFAVCGTGSFLILMAGRKAFVRAAAEANAATAG
- a CDS encoding TonB-dependent receptor, whose protein sequence is MMIGFSNAKLALAGASAMIALATSGMAFAQEANQAPAEAQDSGGLTDIVVTAQRRPEKLQEVPIAVTAFTEMTIRDFNLNDAISVSKYVPSMISAHNAGLQSANAYYMRGLGNSQSVATFDPPVGTYVDDVYIARQNANNYAFFDTERVEVLRGPQGTLFGRNTTGGAISVIMRKPGDEYKFKGELSAGSYGRITGKAIVDVPLSEKVLTKISAFYVKDDGYLQNVATKETLNGERNYGIRSDIRFLASEAFTFDVAAEYTNNTGTYLGPSSLAVRSERYKAATTPILNRTNLTLPKTDCKGDSTVVLLTRKAGLCALSENYAVTANANYETDGGTLTGIFGWRRLTQGWINQYNTNGTAIYNSYIIADNSTNEQVSGELKWNSTLLDGRLNYTAGLFYLHEDNEEAQADFQDTNPNATAFKLLQDRNFAQKVETMAAYLQADYSVTNALTFTLGGRFTHETRKLAFFDSVRFPGFGFDSADAIAAGIPLKLTQNRFTPRVAVNYKLDPNVMVYASVTNGFKSGGWNGNAATPARVLPFRPEITWSYEGGVKSELFNRRLRINLTGYLADTKDIQITSGIIPPGETTIVSLARNAGTLRTYGLEWETALAVNRNFNLFVNGSLNHGEYTSITLTPGVAASLQVQLTTEPVRVPTFQLASGGTYKVPVDALGGDVGLTAAYRHNSPYWISLLNTARAPIENYVDLTLTYDRDDGKWGASFGVTNLTKQETITANFLALFPGDPRRFTGKLWFNF